One window of Tachysurus vachellii isolate PV-2020 chromosome 21, HZAU_Pvac_v1, whole genome shotgun sequence genomic DNA carries:
- the znf706 gene encoding zinc finger protein 706, whose protein sequence is MARGHQKIQSQQKNAKKQAEIKKSKGHDQKTAAKAALVYTCGVCRSQMPDPKTFKQHFESKHPKNPLPPELVGVEA, encoded by the exons ATGGCTCGAGGACACCAGAAGATCCAATCTCAGCAGAAAAACGCCAAGAAGCAGGCAGAGATCAAGAAGTCAAAAGGTCACGACCAGAAGACGGCAGCAAAGGCTGCGTTGGTGTATACATGTGGAGTCTGCAGG TCACAGATGCCGGATCCAAAAACATTTAAGCAGCATTTCGAGAGCAAACATCCCAAAAATCCTCTTCCTCCAGAACTGGTGGGTGTAGAAGCCTGA